Part of the Syntrophales bacterium genome is shown below.
CACTGGCGACGCTTACAATGGAGGAGAGGGCGTGCGTCGCAATCCCTTCGTATGTCAGGTCAATTCTGTCCGCGGTCTCTGGACTCCCTTGAAAACAGGACATTTCGACTATCGTTTCCGCAAACCTTTTTTGAAAAAGCATCCATTGCCGTAACTACACCTCCTTTAATGCCATGCTCGCATATCATAACATACTGAAACTAAAACTAAACTTGCTACTCCGCGAACCCAGAACAACCATTTCGGCACAAAACAAGAAATATCAACCACTTACAAAAAACGGCTATTTTTGGCCAGAAGTTCGCACCTCAATAGCATTTCGTTTCCACCCCCACCCTGCCCTCCCCCTCAAGGGGGAGGATCTGGGTTGGAAGTGGGTCCGACCTATACAGGATGGTTTGGGTGAACTGGAAACACGCTAATAAATGTAAAACTCCTCATCCGGATCGGTGTACACTCCCCGGCCGATAATCTCTACGGTTCCCGCACATTTTTCACATACGGGAAAATATTTTACACCATCCTCCTCCAACACAATGACCTTCTCAATGCGTGCCTTCATCTCCGCAAAGATTCTGTCGTCCACAGCTACCTCAAATATGGATTTTTGCACCCGGACACCATAGTCGCTAACAATCTTGGCTACCCTGGTTAAGCGTTTCGGATCTGCAATATCATAAGCCACAATCATGTTCATTGCTAAACCACCATGTATTCAAGCTGGGTTACTTTAAGCCCCTGGCCGGAAATTATTACCTTGTTTATGCAGTGGTTACAGACCTTATATATCCTCACCGAGTCACTCGACAAATCAAGGTTTTCCTTACAGTATGCACGGATCCGCTTGATACCCTCTTTATCGATGTCACACTCAAAGACCGATTTCTGAGTATTCAAACCAAACTCCTTCAGAAATTTATGGGTCCGATTCAGACGCTTTGGGTCTGTGATGTCATAGGTTACAATTACAATCATTTCAGAAACACCGGTTGATATGTGTCCGCCTCGCCTTCGATCACCTTGCGGCAGTGCCCTGCCTGATAGATAATCACATCGCTGTAACTCAGCCGGCGTCCGGCAGGCGGATAATAGAAAGAAGTCGTCAGTTTCTTTTCAAATGCCTCGATCACCCGTTTGAATGCATCTCCATGAAGTTTCACCGGATACTTGCCCGCAGGCTGGGCAGATACAGGTGTGCCATGGTCCATTCTCTGTTCTGGTAAATCAAAAACCTCCTGCTCCGCTTCATCGCCGGAAATCAACCCCATTGGATCCTTTGTTATATCAGGAATCTCCTCAACAGAGGCTTCAGATGACTCCTCCTCTCCGGGTTTTTCCACGTAAAAATCATCTTTTTTAAGGATATTTAGATTGAAAAGTGAAAGTGTCAGAGTGTCAGCAATGATGGTGCGAAACTCTTCCATCAGATCGAGCACCAGGGAATAACGTCCATAATCAAGGGAATGGAGAAACCCGGGATAGGGATCGAGCCCGGCTATACGCACGGCAGCATAGACACGGTTCATGAGAAAGGTATAAAGGAGTGAAAGAATAGAGTTCACCGGAT
Proteins encoded:
- the cas1 gene encoding CRISPR-associated endonuclease Cas1; this translates as MVIYIRTQGAKIVKEGRHLLVKKGDSTYNTLFTYKLRQVIIFGNVEITHRAFVQLMRNNIDTVFMSYDGRYLGRIAPPESKNVFLHKRQYQLMDDRDFGLRFARCIVAGKLSNMYTVLMRIKRSRNNPVAGHKARDIQQLMGKLDSANNIESVRGYEGRGSAIYFEVFPKGFVQDMGFTRRVRRPPTDPVNSILSLLYTFLMNRVYAAVRIAGLDPYPGFLHSLDYGRYSLVLDLMEEFRTIIADTLTLSLFNLNILKKDDFYVEKPGEEESSEASVEEIPDITKDPMGLISGDEAEQEVFDLPEQRMDHGTPVSAQPAGKYPVKLHGDAFKRVIEAFEKKLTTSFYYPPAGRRLSYSDVIIYQAGHCRKVIEGEADTYQPVFLK
- the cas2 gene encoding CRISPR-associated endonuclease Cas2, with translation MIVIVTYDITDPKRLNRTHKFLKEFGLNTQKSVFECDIDKEGIKRIRAYCKENLDLSSDSVRIYKVCNHCINKVIISGQGLKVTQLEYMVV
- the cas2 gene encoding CRISPR-associated endonuclease Cas2 encodes the protein MNMIVAYDIADPKRLTRVAKIVSDYGVRVQKSIFEVAVDDRIFAEMKARIEKVIVLEEDGVKYFPVCEKCAGTVEIIGRGVYTDPDEEFYIY